A single region of the Saprospiraceae bacterium genome encodes:
- the bamD gene encoding outer membrane protein assembly factor BamD, giving the protein MKIKLISTFFIVVFALISCKSEFEKIRSGGDAAKMLEAADKYYAEEEWQKAQTLYELIVGSYRGQKEAEDIYFNYSYTYYYLGRYLLASYYFKNFATTFGGSTKKEEAEYMIAYSYYQLSPTFRLDQTNTEKAIESFQSFINTYTQSPRVEQCNRLIDELRLKLEEKAFEGGKLYFDLRQYQSAIQTFENLLKDFPETPNAEEVRYMSTRAAYLLAENSFVERQQERYQEAEEKAEEFLGRYKEGRFVKEVQGMLDNSKKKLNQLDNVRYQNSSARSGS; this is encoded by the coding sequence ATGAAAATAAAGCTGATTTCAACATTTTTTATAGTTGTTTTTGCACTGATAAGTTGCAAAAGTGAATTCGAGAAAATCAGGAGTGGTGGTGATGCGGCTAAGATGCTGGAAGCTGCTGATAAATACTATGCGGAGGAAGAATGGCAGAAGGCACAGACCCTCTATGAATTGATCGTAGGAAGTTATCGGGGCCAAAAAGAAGCAGAAGACATCTACTTCAATTATTCCTATACCTATTATTATTTAGGCCGCTATTTATTAGCTTCTTATTATTTCAAGAATTTTGCTACGACTTTTGGTGGGAGTACCAAAAAGGAAGAAGCAGAATATATGATTGCTTATTCCTACTACCAGCTTTCGCCGACCTTTAGGTTGGACCAAACCAATACAGAGAAAGCGATAGAGTCTTTTCAGTCGTTTATCAATACCTATACGCAAAGTCCTAGGGTAGAACAATGTAATCGGCTGATAGATGAATTGCGATTGAAACTGGAAGAAAAAGCCTTTGAAGGCGGTAAGTTATACTTTGATTTGAGGCAGTATCAATCTGCCATTCAGACGTTTGAAAACCTGTTAAAAGACTTTCCGGAAACACCAAATGCTGAGGAAGTGCGTTACATGTCTACTCGTGCAGCTTATTTATTGGCTGAGAATAGTTTTGTAGAACGACAACAGGAAAGATACCAGGAAGCCGAAGAAAAAGCCGAAGAATTTTTGGGCCGATATAAGGAAGGAAGATTCGTTAAGGAGGTCCAAGGCATGTTAGATAATTCCAAGAAAAAATTAAACCAGCTGGATAATGTCAGATATCAAAACTCAAGTGCAAGGTCTGGATCCTAA
- a CDS encoding PKD domain-containing protein, whose protein sequence is MNTAQKQALTCAFFFVSLNILYSQQQIVGPLDVCGGCHEYTLAFEATGEERYEWVVGVDDFFFNVGTSKNVFICWDQFLLNGSNSPSVLNLNVTVTGGLTNGFSLGAEINIQNPTSITIVPIDAPPCYALPDAPADSISCQKVCAHTIVTYTIDATTAPGGTLGELNWEVSGEESFDIDTARNTITVNWGQSGFGQLFAFYFSNGCESFASACVEIIDLPKASFTAHPPPEHNELTICKGQTVFFQNNSQNAERYAWQFGNLGTSIVTDPTFLFPSAGSYTVELLAYNACSCVDTARMLIKVLDTESPSLDCIGTVCAGETVRYTTNQGCGQYDWSLSANGRIVEGGGINDDFIVINWEEGADLGTIELVVADCAGLTTCTEPSIFQIPILSAQAQIQGPPIICDSAVETYQIAPFSGTTFSWQTSNGGEIIGGQGTNEVVVDWRNAGTTNPQWIAVQYEHCFLGCGGADTLEVLIQPSFRIEGPIEVCQNETATFSAFNNRNNVTLPAHWGIVNNLGDTLWQSPATTATPDIAWPFSPGFYTLYAAPADPTAVCLKSTEQRVRIIAPPSAPLAISGDTIICPGLFYSYRLDDGGGFDYEWDITDGANQSIKSGQSIIVAWGPSPPYILRLTRINRNGPSCRSTPLEQHISTLGPLEIIGDTQACIGMISTYASSLSSSTITPRWSIAPAHAGTLIGDPSAPSIEVLWHTEGPAELHLAACGQSTSRTISIKGLPQPTLNLPAAICESTIATIGVAESFATYIWQDDAGAVIGNGASIEIGAGAFLLSVTDDFGCTQDTAFTVERLATPIIGISTPDFTRFCNTAVSARLYALEGSQGYQYQWYRDGVPVGTNSPFLDANAVGAYLVEATALNGCSSASNVIALIENCDGGPGGGGGGGGANCPAGANPAISVIASPMCNERTYESLSSGMVAGSANWFFDDPESGVANTATADQPTHQYTKAGYYRVVLNGTFSGNTGAGSCLISIVDTIPAAADFDVMGVCSGQPIAFTNLSTFLPGEAITDWFWDFGDPASGVGNSSGEENPSHTYAVGGTYTVTLTLTAASGCQSILSKDIVVLPPPAFDLIVSSATCEELALPFEVNTTAILTRIYWDFDDPSSGDANILEGDLVYHQYDASGTYNIGVRVEDIYGCSHTLSQPFAVSMNDLNGDISSTLPSPICEGDSTQLSAPPGGINWVWSNEANTAQIWVKEGGVYGLTMEDINGCTYQPAPLLIDFTPSPSSFIRAAERNENGQVVAYHYDHFEACYGSDVQLEANGNLSYTFSWSDGTNGPILSFTKVTGNLLNPGEYDFFLNVKDNNTQCSTMIGPFKVTIHPQPGLPTILSSVISPICPGQNAVLSLSNPDPNLIYSWNTGETGTSIIANTGGRYVIKANNAFGCTSQSNSIDVLEGPNIDLFPSGCHSRCKPDTICLPTLPDIVQIQWFKDGVAIPGAEGMAQTLPITESGSYWLNMKDVNGCQLETERLELELFDGFGDIGGQVFYDVNENGVIDGSDTLVNGIGVQLWQDGLLQQTRLSDQDGTYVFEGIAGGDYALFLDTLNLPANMMAEQIQQDTSIVDCGETLSLNWLLSYRCVTSSATIELRECSGNLVAYNGEVYDRDTTFTQTFQDVFGCDSMVMVTINFMPVQTATLAVSVCQGASFIYQGVEIPAGAQQTFQLSTVAGCDSLVTVQVAELPLLSSSLELRVCSGQTATYNGQSLLPGSQQTFRFTTSAGCDSLVTVSVTAYPTLSFDLATTTGCHGGDNGTVEVININGSSVPFLYAVDDQAFASHRLWTGQGEGSHVFKIQDENGCVFEQAFIIAFTPSIELALSHGLLPCNGTPIVISPTVLSGDDGQLAFLWENGATTPSLTVDAVGDYFFEVSNQCETVGQFITVLPEKEAAGELFFVPNVFSPNDDGVNEVLQVFPAADVELSDFKFQVFDRWGNQLFQTTAIDQGWDGWFHGREMNPAVYVWYMEADVMFCGQAYMVKDKGDVVLMR, encoded by the coding sequence ATGAACACGGCCCAAAAACAAGCACTAACATGTGCCTTTTTTTTCGTATCCCTGAACATACTCTACAGCCAGCAGCAGATCGTTGGTCCGCTAGATGTCTGTGGGGGATGCCACGAATATACTTTAGCATTTGAAGCAACAGGGGAGGAGCGTTACGAATGGGTTGTAGGTGTCGACGATTTCTTTTTCAATGTCGGTACGAGTAAAAATGTATTTATTTGTTGGGATCAATTTTTGTTAAATGGTTCCAATAGCCCCAGCGTACTAAACCTTAATGTCACCGTCACTGGTGGTTTAACCAATGGGTTTTCTTTAGGGGCAGAAATAAACATTCAAAATCCAACTTCTATTACTATTGTCCCAATTGACGCTCCCCCTTGTTATGCGCTCCCTGACGCTCCTGCCGATTCTATTAGCTGTCAAAAAGTTTGTGCCCATACCATTGTGACGTACACCATTGATGCGACCACTGCCCCTGGCGGTACGCTCGGCGAACTCAACTGGGAAGTCTCCGGCGAAGAATCCTTTGATATTGATACCGCCCGAAATACCATAACCGTTAATTGGGGCCAAAGTGGCTTTGGTCAACTTTTTGCTTTTTATTTTAGTAATGGCTGTGAATCATTCGCAAGTGCCTGCGTTGAAATCATAGACCTTCCTAAAGCCTCCTTTACGGCCCACCCACCACCTGAACATAACGAATTGACTATCTGTAAGGGCCAAACCGTTTTTTTTCAAAATAACAGCCAAAATGCGGAAAGGTATGCCTGGCAATTTGGCAACCTGGGCACTTCTATCGTAACAGACCCCACCTTTTTGTTTCCTTCCGCAGGTTCTTATACTGTTGAGCTATTGGCCTATAATGCCTGCTCCTGTGTCGATACGGCACGGATGCTGATAAAGGTCTTGGATACAGAAAGCCCATCGCTGGATTGCATCGGCACGGTTTGCGCAGGAGAAACCGTTCGCTACACTACAAATCAGGGCTGTGGGCAATATGACTGGAGCCTTAGTGCCAATGGCCGCATTGTAGAGGGCGGGGGCATCAATGATGACTTTATCGTCATCAACTGGGAGGAAGGAGCAGACCTTGGGACCATTGAGTTAGTGGTAGCAGACTGTGCTGGGCTGACCACCTGTACGGAGCCTAGCATTTTTCAAATCCCTATTTTATCTGCTCAGGCCCAGATCCAGGGCCCTCCTATTATCTGCGATTCGGCAGTTGAGACCTATCAAATAGCGCCCTTTTCGGGTACTACATTTAGTTGGCAAACGAGCAATGGAGGCGAAATCATTGGCGGCCAGGGGACAAACGAGGTGGTCGTCGATTGGCGGAATGCAGGGACCACTAACCCACAGTGGATAGCCGTCCAATATGAGCATTGCTTTTTGGGTTGCGGTGGTGCAGACACCCTGGAAGTATTGATTCAACCGTCGTTTAGGATAGAAGGCCCCATAGAGGTCTGCCAAAACGAAACGGCCACTTTCTCAGCCTTCAATAATCGAAACAACGTAACCTTACCTGCCCACTGGGGAATTGTGAATAACCTGGGCGATACGCTTTGGCAGTCGCCAGCGACTACGGCTACCCCTGACATAGCTTGGCCTTTTTCTCCAGGTTTTTATACGCTGTATGCGGCCCCCGCTGATCCAACCGCTGTTTGCCTGAAGAGCACCGAACAGCGGGTCCGGATTATCGCCCCACCAAGTGCTCCCTTGGCAATAAGTGGAGATACCATCATTTGTCCAGGCTTATTTTACAGCTACCGACTAGATGATGGCGGTGGGTTTGACTACGAATGGGACATCACAGATGGAGCGAATCAAAGCATTAAATCTGGACAATCGATTATTGTTGCCTGGGGCCCTTCTCCACCTTATATACTCCGACTTACCCGAATAAACAGGAATGGCCCTTCCTGCCGGTCTACCCCGCTTGAACAACATATAAGTACCCTTGGTCCTCTCGAAATTATTGGAGACACACAAGCTTGTATAGGCATGATAAGCACTTATGCATCCTCATTGTCTTCTTCTACTATCACCCCGCGTTGGAGCATCGCACCAGCCCATGCGGGTACCCTTATTGGTGACCCTAGCGCCCCGTCGATTGAGGTGCTTTGGCATACGGAGGGGCCCGCTGAGTTGCATTTAGCCGCCTGCGGACAGAGCACTTCACGGACGATAAGCATAAAGGGATTACCCCAGCCAACGCTTAATCTTCCGGCGGCGATCTGCGAAAGCACCATTGCGACCATTGGCGTAGCGGAATCCTTTGCCACTTATATTTGGCAAGATGATGCCGGGGCAGTGATAGGTAATGGCGCTAGTATAGAGATCGGCGCAGGGGCTTTCCTGCTCAGTGTTACCGACGATTTTGGGTGTACCCAGGATACGGCCTTTACCGTAGAGCGCCTGGCCACACCCATCATTGGTATCTCAACCCCAGATTTCACCAGGTTTTGTAATACAGCTGTATCGGCTCGCTTATATGCCCTAGAAGGAAGCCAGGGTTATCAGTATCAATGGTATCGGGACGGAGTGCCTGTTGGTACCAATAGCCCTTTCCTAGATGCTAATGCTGTCGGGGCTTATTTGGTGGAAGCCACTGCCCTCAATGGCTGTTCTTCTGCTTCCAATGTCATTGCTTTGATTGAAAACTGCGATGGTGGCCCTGGCGGTGGTGGCGGCGGCGGTGGCGCAAATTGCCCTGCTGGGGCGAACCCTGCCATTTCGGTGATAGCTTCTCCTATGTGCAATGAAAGAACCTATGAAAGTCTCTCCAGCGGCATGGTTGCTGGCAGTGCTAACTGGTTTTTTGACGACCCGGAAAGTGGTGTCGCAAATACCGCTACAGCAGATCAGCCCACTCACCAATATACCAAGGCGGGGTATTATCGCGTGGTATTGAATGGAACCTTTTCAGGTAATACCGGGGCGGGTTCATGCCTTATTTCTATCGTAGACACGATTCCTGCTGCGGCTGATTTTGATGTGATGGGTGTCTGTAGCGGACAGCCGATCGCTTTTACGAATTTATCCACCTTTTTGCCTGGCGAAGCCATTACAGATTGGTTCTGGGATTTTGGTGACCCCGCTAGTGGTGTTGGAAATTCCTCGGGAGAGGAAAATCCTAGCCACACTTATGCTGTCGGAGGTACTTATACTGTTACCTTGACCCTCACAGCTGCAAGTGGCTGTCAATCAATTCTTTCAAAAGACATTGTGGTTTTGCCGCCGCCCGCCTTTGACCTCATCGTCAGCTCAGCGACCTGTGAGGAACTGGCCCTTCCCTTTGAGGTGAATACAACGGCTATTTTAACGAGAATTTACTGGGATTTTGATGATCCCTCCTCCGGAGATGCCAATATATTGGAAGGCGACCTGGTCTATCACCAATATGACGCTTCAGGTACCTATAATATAGGTGTTAGGGTAGAAGACATTTATGGTTGTAGTCATACCTTGAGTCAACCTTTTGCGGTTTCAATGAATGATTTGAATGGGGATATCAGTAGTACCTTGCCTTCACCTATTTGTGAAGGAGATAGTACTCAACTCAGTGCGCCACCAGGCGGTATAAATTGGGTATGGTCGAATGAAGCCAATACCGCGCAAATTTGGGTGAAGGAAGGAGGCGTCTATGGCTTAACGATGGAGGATATTAATGGTTGTACCTATCAACCAGCTCCTCTTTTAATAGATTTTACACCAAGTCCGAGTTCTTTTATCAGAGCTGCAGAACGGAATGAAAACGGGCAAGTTGTCGCTTACCATTACGATCATTTCGAGGCCTGTTATGGTTCAGATGTACAATTGGAAGCCAATGGTAATTTGTCTTATACTTTTAGTTGGTCAGATGGTACCAATGGGCCGATACTTTCCTTCACAAAAGTGACGGGAAATTTATTGAACCCTGGCGAGTATGATTTTTTCCTTAATGTAAAAGACAATAATACCCAGTGTAGCACGATGATTGGACCATTTAAAGTGACTATTCATCCACAGCCGGGCCTTCCTACCATTTTATCTAGTGTAATTTCACCCATTTGTCCAGGGCAAAACGCGGTATTGAGTCTTAGTAATCCTGATCCGAATTTAATTTATAGCTGGAATACGGGGGAAACGGGAACAAGTATCATTGCCAATACAGGCGGTCGTTATGTCATAAAGGCAAATAATGCATTTGGGTGTACCAGTCAAAGCAATAGCATCGACGTGCTGGAAGGCCCCAACATTGATTTATTCCCTAGTGGGTGCCATAGCCGTTGCAAGCCCGATACGATTTGTTTGCCCACCTTGCCAGATATCGTCCAGATTCAATGGTTTAAAGATGGGGTTGCCATACCTGGCGCCGAGGGCATGGCCCAAACCCTGCCAATTACGGAGAGTGGAAGCTATTGGCTGAATATGAAAGATGTAAATGGCTGCCAGTTAGAAACGGAGCGTTTGGAACTGGAGCTATTTGATGGTTTTGGAGACATTGGCGGACAGGTGTTTTATGATGTCAATGAAAATGGGGTCATTGATGGTTCCGATACCTTAGTGAACGGCATTGGGGTACAATTGTGGCAAGACGGCTTGCTGCAACAGACAAGGCTTTCCGATCAGGATGGTACCTACGTTTTTGAAGGTATAGCGGGCGGTGATTATGCACTTTTTTTAGATACCTTGAATTTGCCGGCCAATATGATGGCTGAACAGATCCAGCAGGATACCAGCATTGTGGATTGTGGCGAAACACTTTCCCTGAATTGGTTGCTCAGTTACCGATGCGTCACTTCCAGCGCTACGATTGAGCTAAGAGAATGTAGTGGAAATCTAGTTGCTTATAATGGGGAGGTCTATGATCGCGATACGACCTTCACGCAAACTTTCCAAGATGTTTTTGGTTGTGATTCCATGGTGATGGTTACCATTAATTTTATGCCGGTTCAGACGGCTACGTTGGCGGTCAGTGTTTGTCAGGGTGCATCCTTCATTTACCAGGGGGTGGAGATTCCTGCTGGAGCACAACAAACCTTTCAACTGTCTACTGTGGCTGGTTGCGATTCGCTGGTAACGGTACAGGTGGCAGAATTACCTTTGTTGTCTTCTTCGCTGGAACTGCGGGTCTGTAGCGGGCAAACCGCCACCTATAATGGGCAATCGCTGCTCCCGGGCTCCCAGCAAACCTTCCGCTTTACGACTTCGGCGGGCTGCGATTCGCTGGTAACGGTAAGTGTTACTGCCTATCCGACACTAAGCTTTGATTTGGCGACCACGACTGGCTGTCATGGCGGTGATAATGGAACGGTTGAGGTGATAAATATTAATGGATCATCCGTTCCGTTCCTTTATGCCGTAGATGACCAGGCCTTTGCCTCTCATCGTCTTTGGACAGGCCAAGGGGAAGGTAGCCATGTATTCAAAATACAGGATGAAAATGGTTGTGTTTTCGAACAAGCCTTTATCATAGCGTTTACTCCTTCTATCGAATTGGCTTTATCACACGGCTTATTGCCCTGCAATGGTACCCCTATTGTGATTAGCCCTACTGTTTTATCGGGCGATGATGGGCAGTTGGCTTTCCTATGGGAAAATGGCGCCACGACGCCCAGCCTGACGGTAGATGCTGTGGGGGATTACTTTTTTGAGGTCAGTAATCAATGCGAAACAGTGGGCCAATTCATTACGGTGCTACCAGAAAAGGAAGCAGCGGGCGAGTTGTTTTTTGTCCCCAATGTTTTTTCGCCCAATGATGATGGGGTCAATGAAGTATTACAAGTATTCCCTGCGGCGGATGTCGAGCTAAGCGATTTCAAATTTCAGGTCTTTGATCGTTGGGGGAATCAGCTTTTTCAAACGACAGCGATTGATCAGGGGTGGGACGGCTGGTTCCATGGCAGGGAAATGAATCCTGCCGTTTATGTTTGGTATATGGAGGCAGATGTTATGTTTTGCGGGCAGGCTTATATGGTGAAGGATAAGGGTGATGTTGTGCTGATGCGTTAA
- a CDS encoding DUF3137 domain-containing protein — protein MKRLEEFRLYYNHTLHPELMRMERRRIRLLRLLFFSALVLFALVVFAIYLNILAITLVLMLPIGFYIGYLGYRIRLFIQTFKPNIVNLILDFIGDTPNYGMIKYDEKKKIDKETFKKSGIFSSPMDYYIGEDYFEGKIGEMNFKFSELRVREVSKVSNKLQEIFEGVFIYAQFNEQIEGRLIAWPRSERQYATRAVKHFTWNGGENVDDEILNDNFREKFSVYATEDTHVVGILTEPMQEELLTFLGNSDRKMYLSFMDREIFCAISESKDLLEPNLFQSNLSFDLIREFYIDISRKLSVVRNFDQNL, from the coding sequence ATGAAACGGCTGGAAGAATTTAGACTATATTACAATCATACTTTGCATCCAGAACTGATGCGCATGGAGCGTAGGCGCATTCGTTTATTGCGATTGCTTTTTTTTTCAGCCCTCGTCCTTTTTGCTTTGGTTGTTTTTGCGATCTACTTAAATATCCTGGCGATTACCTTGGTCTTGATGCTACCTATCGGTTTTTATATTGGGTACCTGGGTTACCGCATCAGGCTGTTCATTCAAACCTTCAAACCCAACATTGTTAATCTCATCCTTGACTTCATTGGGGATACCCCCAATTATGGTATGATAAAATACGATGAGAAAAAGAAAATTGATAAGGAAACCTTTAAAAAGAGCGGTATCTTTTCTTCTCCTATGGATTATTACATTGGAGAGGACTATTTTGAAGGCAAGATTGGGGAAATGAATTTTAAATTTTCGGAATTGCGCGTTAGAGAAGTCTCGAAGGTCAGTAATAAACTACAAGAAATATTTGAGGGGGTTTTTATCTACGCCCAATTTAACGAACAGATAGAAGGGCGGCTCATTGCCTGGCCGAGGTCTGAAAGGCAATATGCCACCCGAGCCGTAAAACATTTCACCTGGAATGGGGGAGAAAATGTGGACGATGAAATTCTCAATGACAACTTTCGAGAAAAATTCAGTGTTTATGCTACGGAGGATACCCATGTGGTGGGTATTCTAACGGAACCTATGCAAGAAGAATTATTAACATTCCTGGGGAATTCTGACCGAAAAATGTACTTGTCTTTTATGGATAGAGAAATATTTTGTGCTATTTCTGAGTCAAAAGACTTGTTAGAGCCCAATTTATTTCAATCTAATCTTAGTTTTGATTTGATCCGTGAGTTTTATATCGATATTTCTCGTAAATTAAGTGTGGTCAGAAATTTTGATCAGAATTTATAG
- a CDS encoding sulfatase-like hydrolase/transferase, whose product MQQPTLSSFYLKIAILCLYLASCAPSPQESEPRRPNVLLIMCDDLGWGDVGFNGHPHIQTPNLDQLANQGLVLNRFYSASPVCSPTRASVMTGRSPYRMAIPNANAGHLPPEEVTIAEILQSQGYATGHFGKWHLGTLTTMVNDANRGRPGDTTHYAIPATSGYDTYFCSESKTPTWDPMIKPMVFEEAIGESLRYGWAAIETAETAVEDYGTFYWKGPEQREYENLNGDDARIIMDRVIPFIKEAVATQKPFFSTIWFHTPHLPLVTGKKYRDLYPNQPLPEQLLYGSISAMDEQVGRLWQQLKTLGVAENTMLWFCSDNGPERDTPGSAGPFRERKRSLYEGGIRVPAFVLWQKEIQAGGKSEVPMVTLDYLPTILDYLNIPYPVANRPMDGLSLRAILAGKQKVRNQAIGFQYPKKIAWMTDQYKLISTDEGQTFELYDLLADKEETQNIATQFPERVNEMRQALESWKAACTKSETGADYVK is encoded by the coding sequence ATGCAACAACCCACCTTATCCTCTTTTTATCTTAAAATCGCCATCCTCTGCTTATACCTTGCCAGCTGTGCGCCCTCCCCACAGGAGTCTGAACCGCGACGACCCAACGTCCTCCTTATCATGTGCGATGACCTTGGCTGGGGCGACGTAGGCTTCAATGGCCATCCGCATATCCAAACCCCTAACCTGGACCAACTGGCCAACCAAGGCCTTGTTTTGAACCGATTCTATAGCGCCTCTCCGGTTTGTTCGCCTACCCGAGCCAGTGTGATGACGGGGCGCAGCCCTTATCGGATGGCCATCCCAAATGCAAACGCGGGCCATCTTCCGCCCGAAGAAGTTACCATTGCAGAAATCCTCCAATCCCAAGGTTACGCCACGGGCCATTTTGGCAAATGGCACCTTGGTACCTTGACCACGATGGTCAATGATGCCAACCGCGGCCGACCTGGCGATACCACCCATTACGCCATTCCTGCTACAAGTGGTTATGACACCTATTTCTGCTCAGAGTCAAAAACGCCAACCTGGGATCCAATGATTAAACCTATGGTGTTTGAAGAAGCGATAGGCGAATCCTTGCGTTATGGCTGGGCGGCCATTGAAACGGCCGAAACGGCAGTAGAAGACTATGGCACTTTTTACTGGAAAGGCCCTGAACAAAGAGAATATGAAAACCTGAATGGAGATGACGCCCGTATCATAATGGACCGTGTGATCCCCTTTATTAAAGAAGCAGTTGCCACACAAAAACCATTTTTTAGCACGATTTGGTTTCATACACCCCATTTGCCATTGGTTACAGGAAAAAAATACCGGGATTTATACCCAAATCAGCCTTTGCCTGAGCAGCTATTGTACGGTAGCATTTCAGCTATGGACGAACAAGTCGGCCGTTTGTGGCAACAGCTCAAAACCTTAGGGGTTGCGGAAAACACCATGTTATGGTTTTGTAGTGATAATGGCCCGGAGAGAGATACGCCTGGCTCAGCAGGACCTTTTCGGGAGCGTAAGCGGAGTTTGTACGAAGGAGGGATAAGGGTGCCTGCTTTTGTACTTTGGCAAAAAGAAATCCAGGCTGGCGGAAAGTCTGAGGTGCCTATGGTCACACTTGACTATTTACCAACTATTTTAGATTATTTGAATATCCCTTATCCAGTCGCCAATCGGCCAATGGATGGCTTAAGCTTAAGGGCTATTTTGGCTGGAAAACAAAAGGTGCGAAACCAAGCTATCGGTTTTCAATACCCTAAAAAAATAGCCTGGATGACCGACCAATACAAGCTCATCAGTACCGATGAGGGGCAAACTTTTGAACTATATGACTTACTTGCCGATAAAGAGGAGACCCAAAATATAGCAACGCAATTTCCGGAACGCGTAAATGAAATGAGGCAGGCCTTAGAATCCTGGAAAGCAGCTTGCACAAAAAGCGAAACAGGTGCTGATTATGTAAAATAA
- a CDS encoding TraB/GumN family protein — protein sequence MNRFSVFLFLFLGSISTLWSQVETPLSYAPTDEEKSLLWQISGLELQTPSFLFGTIHMINKADFFLPDGLKDALAGSDKITFEINMEEMNNFSALMPVMMKMFMADGKTLKDLYTEEEYTIVQEHFNKIGLPLAFLNRIKPMFLSMMASEDAMNMQNSQKEGEIVSYEMELMKIAQTQKKAIDGLETAEFQMSLFDSIPYEAQAQMLMASIQTDSEESEGNQMEEMVKMYKAQDIQGMQRMVKGDKDGISEYEELLLLSRNRNWIPVMEKMMAAKPTFFAVGAGHLGGEEGVIALLRKVGYTVVPVKG from the coding sequence ATGAATCGCTTTTCAGTTTTTTTGTTCCTTTTTTTAGGTAGCATTTCTACCCTTTGGAGTCAGGTTGAAACGCCATTATCTTATGCCCCTACCGATGAGGAAAAATCACTCTTGTGGCAAATCAGTGGCCTCGAATTACAAACGCCTTCCTTCCTTTTTGGCACCATCCATATGATCAATAAGGCAGATTTTTTTCTGCCCGATGGCCTTAAAGATGCACTGGCTGGCAGTGATAAAATTACCTTCGAAATCAATATGGAGGAAATGAATAACTTCTCTGCCCTCATGCCGGTCATGATGAAAATGTTTATGGCAGATGGGAAAACATTGAAGGATCTTTATACAGAGGAAGAATATACCATTGTTCAAGAACATTTCAATAAAATTGGCTTACCACTCGCGTTCTTGAACCGAATCAAACCCATGTTTTTATCCATGATGGCCTCTGAAGACGCCATGAATATGCAAAATTCCCAAAAGGAAGGAGAAATCGTTTCTTATGAAATGGAATTGATGAAAATAGCACAGACCCAAAAGAAGGCAATTGATGGACTCGAAACAGCTGAATTCCAAATGAGCCTGTTCGATAGCATCCCCTATGAGGCCCAAGCTCAAATGCTGATGGCCAGCATCCAGACGGACAGTGAAGAAAGCGAGGGCAATCAAATGGAAGAGATGGTCAAAATGTATAAAGCCCAGGATATTCAAGGTATGCAAAGAATGGTAAAAGGGGATAAAGATGGTATTAGTGAATATGAAGAATTGCTCCTCTTAAGCCGCAACCGCAATTGGATCCCTGTGATGGAGAAAATGATGGCCGCCAAACCAACTTTTTTTGCTGTTGGAGCAGGTCACCTGGGCGGAGAGGAAGGCGTCATTGCCCTTTTGCGAAAGGTGGGATATACGGTGGTCCCTGTGAAGGGCTAG
- a CDS encoding DNA-directed RNA polymerase subunit omega, whose product MSDIKTQVQGLDPNVRARDVHGMAKETGNIYETLVVISKRARQLSVDLKHELHNKLEEFAVSTDTIEEINENKEQIEISKFYERLPNPVIIATEEYINGKLFYRDDRKKKKS is encoded by the coding sequence ATGTCAGATATCAAAACTCAAGTGCAAGGTCTGGATCCTAATGTTAGAGCCCGTGATGTACATGGTATGGCTAAGGAAACCGGCAATATATATGAAACACTCGTAGTGATTTCTAAACGAGCGCGTCAACTATCTGTTGACCTCAAGCATGAATTGCACAACAAATTGGAGGAATTTGCTGTATCTACGGATACTATTGAAGAAATCAATGAAAACAAGGAGCAAATTGAAATCTCCAAATTTTATGAACGATTGCCCAATCCGGTAATTATTGCTACCGAAGAGTATATCAACGGAAAGCTTTTTTACCGAGACGACCGTAAAAAGAAAAAAAGCTAG